A DNA window from Verrucomicrobiota bacterium contains the following coding sequences:
- the hemC gene encoding hydroxymethylbilane synthase, whose amino-acid sequence MTRLVYGTRGSALALAQAELFESALQNAFPSLSLERKIIQTTGDRRSDLSLKDLAAATGETVDKGVFIKELETALQAGEIQVAVHSLKDLPSELPETLALAAVLPRADPRDVLVSKRPELVAGDVIGTSSVRRARLLLQTRPGLRIEDIRGNVPTRLRKVAQGPFAATLLAKAGLDRLGARFGNAEVQLGDERLFAEILDPLSFVPAGGQGIVGLEVRAGDQETQARLQAINHGPTWQAALAERAFLRILEAGCHTPVGVHAHPREGGQRLRAVVFPEDDGPPREATVESGEKEPERLAQALFDELK is encoded by the coding sequence GTGACGCGCCTGGTCTATGGGACCCGCGGCAGCGCCCTCGCTCTCGCCCAAGCCGAACTCTTCGAGAGCGCCCTCCAAAACGCGTTTCCCAGCCTCTCCTTGGAACGAAAAATCATCCAAACCACCGGCGACCGGCGCTCTGACCTCAGTCTGAAAGACCTCGCGGCCGCCACCGGGGAAACCGTCGATAAAGGGGTCTTCATCAAAGAACTGGAAACCGCCCTCCAAGCGGGGGAAATCCAAGTGGCCGTCCATAGCCTCAAGGACCTCCCGAGCGAACTGCCGGAAACCCTGGCACTGGCCGCCGTCCTCCCGCGCGCGGACCCCCGGGATGTCCTCGTGAGCAAGCGGCCCGAGTTGGTGGCAGGCGATGTCATAGGAACCAGCAGTGTGCGTCGCGCCCGCCTGCTCTTGCAAACGCGCCCCGGCCTCCGCATCGAAGACATCCGGGGCAACGTCCCGACCCGGCTTCGCAAGGTCGCCCAGGGCCCCTTTGCCGCCACTCTCCTGGCCAAAGCGGGGCTGGATCGGCTCGGGGCGCGCTTTGGAAACGCTGAAGTCCAGCTGGGAGACGAGCGGCTCTTTGCCGAAATTCTCGACCCCCTCTCCTTCGTCCCCGCCGGAGGGCAGGGCATCGTAGGGCTGGAAGTGCGGGCCGGTGATCAGGAAACCCAGGCCCGCCTGCAAGCCATCAACCATGGGCCGACTTGGCAGGCGGCCTTGGCCGAGCGGGCCTTTCTGCGGATTCTCGAGGCCGGCTGCCACACCCCCGTCGGCGTCCATGCCCACCCCCGGGAAGGCGGCCAGCGCCTCCGGGCAGTCGTTTTCCCGGAAGACGACGGCCCCCCGCGGGAAGCCACCGTAGAGAGCGGAGAAAAGGAACCCGAGCGCCTCGCGCAAGCCTTGTTTGACGAATTGAAATGA
- the cobA gene encoding uroporphyrinogen-III C-methyltransferase — protein MNPAFGKCYLVGAGPGDLGLVTLRAKECLEKADVIVYDYLSNPQMLRWARPEVEAIYAGKKAKDHSIPQGGINQLLIEKAKQGKEVVRLKGGDPFVFGRGGEEAQELREAGIEFEIVPGITSVLAGPAYAGIPVTHRDHNAEFTIFTGHEDPTKGETSIDWKSMAQRPGTKVFLMGVERIGAIADALMEQGADRETPVAMIRWATTARQQTLLGTLGDIAKKVKAAHFQAPAITVVGPVAQLREQLQWFETRPLFGKRIVVTRTRKQAGELSRQLEELGADAYELPTIRIEDPLQMEDFGYLVKDTHTYDWLIFTSPNGVDRFFDLFFKIYHDARSLGGVRIAAMGPGTANAIRKYRFAVDLLPVEYVAEGLLEAFKNEGVENLKMLWVKAEETREVLFEGLSEQGAIIDRAIAYRTVPETQDVSGGMARFREEGADLITFTSSSTVEAFLALKLPLPESLQIASIGPITSKTLRQNGLYVDIEAREHTMPGLVRAIREHYQPEVEEA, from the coding sequence ATGAACCCAGCTTTTGGAAAATGTTATCTCGTGGGAGCGGGCCCGGGCGACTTGGGTCTGGTCACACTTCGAGCGAAAGAGTGCCTCGAAAAAGCGGACGTCATCGTCTACGACTACCTCTCCAACCCGCAAATGCTGCGTTGGGCTCGGCCAGAGGTCGAAGCCATCTACGCCGGTAAAAAAGCCAAGGACCACAGCATTCCGCAAGGCGGCATCAACCAGCTCCTAATCGAGAAAGCCAAGCAAGGAAAAGAAGTGGTGCGCTTGAAAGGAGGGGACCCCTTCGTCTTCGGGCGGGGTGGGGAAGAAGCCCAAGAGCTGCGGGAAGCGGGGATCGAATTTGAAATCGTCCCCGGCATCACCTCCGTGCTGGCCGGTCCCGCCTACGCCGGCATCCCCGTGACCCACCGGGACCACAATGCCGAGTTCACCATTTTCACCGGCCATGAAGACCCCACCAAAGGAGAAACCAGTATCGACTGGAAATCCATGGCGCAGCGACCTGGAACCAAGGTCTTCCTCATGGGAGTGGAGCGCATCGGTGCCATCGCAGACGCCCTCATGGAGCAAGGGGCCGACCGCGAAACCCCCGTCGCCATGATCCGCTGGGCCACCACCGCCCGCCAGCAAACCCTCCTCGGCACCCTCGGAGACATCGCTAAAAAAGTGAAAGCCGCCCACTTCCAAGCCCCCGCCATCACCGTGGTCGGCCCCGTGGCCCAGCTCCGGGAACAACTCCAATGGTTCGAAACCCGCCCCCTCTTCGGCAAACGCATCGTCGTGACCCGCACTCGCAAGCAGGCCGGGGAACTCAGTCGACAACTAGAAGAGTTAGGAGCAGACGCTTACGAATTGCCCACCATCCGCATCGAGGATCCGCTCCAAATGGAAGACTTTGGCTACCTCGTGAAAGACACCCACACCTACGACTGGCTCATCTTCACCAGCCCGAACGGAGTGGATCGCTTCTTTGACCTCTTCTTCAAAATCTATCATGATGCCCGCTCGCTCGGCGGCGTCCGCATCGCCGCCATGGGCCCAGGCACCGCCAACGCCATCCGGAAATATCGCTTCGCCGTCGACCTCCTGCCGGTCGAGTATGTCGCGGAAGGGCTCCTAGAAGCTTTCAAAAACGAAGGCGTCGAAAACCTCAAAATGCTCTGGGTCAAAGCCGAGGAAACCCGCGAAGTTCTCTTCGAAGGCCTAAGCGAGCAAGGGGCCATCATCGACCGAGCCATCGCCTACCGCACCGTGCCCGAGACCCAGGACGTCAGTGGCGGCATGGCCCGTTTCCGGGAAGAAGGCGCGGACCTCATCACCTTCACCAGCTCCTCTACCGTGGAAGCCTTCTTGGCCCTGAAACTCCCTCTACCGGAAAGCCTCCAAATCGCCAGCATCGGCCCCATCACCAGCAAAACGCTCCGGCAAAACGGCCTCTACGTCGATATCGAAGCCAGGGAACACACCATGCCGGGACTCGTGCGGGCGATTCGGGAACACTACCAACCGGAAGTCGAAGAAGCCTGA